A single region of the Triplophysa dalaica isolate WHDGS20190420 chromosome 15, ASM1584641v1, whole genome shotgun sequence genome encodes:
- the wdpcp gene encoding WD repeat-containing and planar cell polarity effector protein fritz homolog isoform X1 has translation MSFCLAELHFWSLRSSLQVQDIGTHQFYEKGETVCPSDQHYYNEKQQFAESRGYPWFLSNRRPEKLRDALKELEELLQSSPILSVRWRAKQCCQMLLRPGVLVTLILGGAQVERVAIDRTLVGRLPADTISDAVIGDRFLLFSLMERSQVCQVYLNRKNQSSPELARHMEKLTVAEIKVSVVDVPGGGRRAERRMRLNQGQDVAVCWWPLCHEDVRPWSPIPSAVDRANLVLLACSDTPGLTVLSSIRTDRNPIDCRFSLTQPYQILTVELHHEANHSASELHEEAQPLDVHTCIYECARGHLQHLSSTPVPLTSKPITCHYDPLERWVLLGLQDCSVVLFDRQTGLSQWATCSMMPSLLAWHPSGGLLMVGGGQGELQCFDMGLSPLPLKKVSEEPAPDSLGTSLQLSRNMKISSGLEGIQWAGCPVSQGNEGLETHDLLLLWFHGGPLATLRLRLGVFNGGQLGPSELVQHRLRCGEVDAALGILGNMDWAMMGAECYRSLISITDHLLRKPLDHQNEGQLEAALGMFYAPSRPLSNTVILEYRDPISRYARRFFHHLLRHQRFEKAFLLAVDIGARDLFMDLHYVAEDKGELVLAAVAKKKANEIDAEAQTSAPDDGLSTSSGVKLLPARSEKDTPTTKHSSKSREMSTSETQDDLSNILTSQHKWPWRNTEISLVDQDTEVIFFFNTKCAVLLLKHY, from the exons ATGTCGTTCTGCCTGGCGGAGCTTCACTTTTGGTCCTTAAGGAGCAGCCTGCAAGTCCAGG ATATTGGCACACACCAATTCTATGAAAAAGGAGAAACAG TGTGTCCTTCAGATCAGCATTACTACAATGAGAAACAGCAGTTTGCAGAAA GTCGGGGTTACCCGTGGTTCCTTAGTAACCGTCGTCCAGAGAAGCTGCGTGATGCCCTAAAGGAACTGGAg GAGCTGCTGCAGTCAAGTCCGATTCTGAGCGTTCGATGGAGAGCGAAGCAGTGCTGTCAG atgCTGCTGAGACCAGGTGTATTGGTGACCCTCATCCTGGGCGGAGCTCAGGTTGAACGGGTGGCCATTGACAGAACGCTAGTGGGGCGACTTCCTGCTGACACCATCagtgatg CGGTGATCGGAGATCGCTTCCTGCTGTTCTCGTTGATGGAGAGGAGTCAGGTGTGTCAGGTGTACCTGAACAGGAAGAACCAGAGCTCACCTGAGCTAGCAAGACATATGGAAAAACTCACAGTTGCAGAGATTAAG GTTTCAGTAGTGGATGTGCCAGGCGGAGGCCGCCGCGCTGAGCGCCGGATGAGGCTGAACCAAGGTCAAGATGTGGCTGTGTGCTGGTGGCCGCTTTGTCACGAGGACGTTAGACCTTGGTCTCCCATTCCTAGTGCGGTGGACAGAGCCAACCTGGTTCTGCTTGCTTGCTCGGATACTCCTGGGCTTACG GTCTTGAGCTCTATCCGAACTGACAGAAACCCCATAGACTGCAGATTCAGCCTAACTCAACCCTACCAAATCCTCACTGTGGAACTGCACCACGAGGCCAATCACTCAGCGTCTGAGCTGCATGAGGAGGCCCAACCACTTGATGTTCATACCTGTATCTATGAATGTGCTCGTGGGCATCTCCAGCATTTGTCCAGCACTCCTGTACCCCTCACTTCCAAACCTATAACCTGTCATTATGACCCATTAGAGCGCTGGGTTCTCCTGGGGCTTCAGGACTGCTCTGTGGTTCtttttgacagacagacaggcctCTCCCAGTGGGCCACCTGCTCCATGATGCCTTCTCTGCTAGCATGGCACCCTTCAGGAGGTTTACTGATGGTGGGCGGAGGTCAAGGGGAGCTCCAGTGCTTCGACATGGGGCTGTCACCCCTCCCTttgaagaaagtgagtgaggagccGGCCCCTGATTCTCTAGGTACCAGTCTTCAGCTGTCCCGCAACATGAAGATCTCAAGTGGTCTGGAGGGTATCCAATGGGCCGGCTGTCCGGTATCGCAGGGAAATGAGGGTCTGGAAACCCATGATCTACTTCTGCTTTGGTTTCATGGAGGGCCGCTTGCTACTCTGAGACTAAGACTTG GTGTGTTTAATGGAGGTCAGCTAGGCCCAAGTGAACTGGTACAGCACCGTTTGCGCTGTGGAGAGGTGGACGCGGCGCTGGGAATTCTGGGTAATATGGACTGGGCCATGATGGGAGCTGAATGTTATCGGTCACTTATATCCATCACAGATCACCTGCTGAGGAAACCGCTGGACCACCAGAATGAAG GCCAGTTAGAAGCAGCTCTGGGGATGTTTTATGCCCCATCGAGACCCCTGTCAAACACTGTCATACTGGAATACAGAGACCCCATAAGCAGATATGCAAGGAGGTTCTTTCATCATCTTCTCAG ACATCAACGGTTTGAAAAAGCCTTCCTGCTGGCTGTGGATATCGGAGCCAGGGATCTATTTATG GACCTCCATTACGTGGCAGAAGATAAGGGAGAGCTGGTGTTAGCCGCTGTAGCCAAGAAGAAGGCTAATGAAATAGACGCAGAGGCACAAACATCAGCACCAG ATGATGGTCTGTCAACATCCAGTGGAGTTAAACTACTACCAGCCAGGAGCGAGAAAGATACACCTACCACGAAACACTCAAG TAAGTCTAGAGAAATGTCGACCTCTGAGACTCAGGATGACCTCTCTAACATCCTAACAAGTCAACACAAGTGGCCTTGGAGAAACACAG AAATCAGTCTTGTTGACCAGGACACTgaggtaatttttttttttaacacaaagtgTGCTGTATTGTTGTTGAAGCATTATTGA
- the wdpcp gene encoding WD repeat-containing and planar cell polarity effector protein fritz homolog isoform X2, with translation MSFCLAELHFWSLRSSLQVQDIGTHQFYEKGETVCPSDQHYYNEKQQFAESRGYPWFLSNRRPEKLRDALKELEELLQSSPILSVRWRAKQCCQMLLRPGVLVTLILGGAQVERVAIDRTLVGRLPADTISDAVIGDRFLLFSLMERSQVCQVYLNRKNQSSPELARHMEKLTVAEIKVSVVDVPGGGRRAERRMRLNQGQDVAVCWWPLCHEDVRPWSPIPSAVDRANLVLLACSDTPGLTVLSSIRTDRNPIDCRFSLTQPYQILTVELHHEANHSASELHEEAQPLDVHTCIYECARGHLQHLSSTPVPLTSKPITCHYDPLERWVLLGLQDCSVVLFDRQTGLSQWATCSMMPSLLAWHPSGGLLMVGGGQGELQCFDMGLSPLPLKKVSEEPAPDSLGTSLQLSRNMKISSGLEGIQWAGCPVSQGNEGLETHDLLLLWFHGGPLATLRLRLGVFNGGQLGPSELVQHRLRCGEVDAALGILGNMDWAMMGAECYRSLISITDHLLRKPLDHQNEGQLEAALGMFYAPSRPLSNTVILEYRDPISRYARRFFHHLLRHQRFEKAFLLAVDIGARDLFMDLHYVAEDKGELVLAAVAKKKANEIDAEAQTSAPDDGLSTSSGVKLLPARSEKDTPTTKHSSKSREMSTSETQDDLSNILTSQHKWPWRNTEISLVDQDTEVPEASGKLKVIHFGLV, from the exons ATGTCGTTCTGCCTGGCGGAGCTTCACTTTTGGTCCTTAAGGAGCAGCCTGCAAGTCCAGG ATATTGGCACACACCAATTCTATGAAAAAGGAGAAACAG TGTGTCCTTCAGATCAGCATTACTACAATGAGAAACAGCAGTTTGCAGAAA GTCGGGGTTACCCGTGGTTCCTTAGTAACCGTCGTCCAGAGAAGCTGCGTGATGCCCTAAAGGAACTGGAg GAGCTGCTGCAGTCAAGTCCGATTCTGAGCGTTCGATGGAGAGCGAAGCAGTGCTGTCAG atgCTGCTGAGACCAGGTGTATTGGTGACCCTCATCCTGGGCGGAGCTCAGGTTGAACGGGTGGCCATTGACAGAACGCTAGTGGGGCGACTTCCTGCTGACACCATCagtgatg CGGTGATCGGAGATCGCTTCCTGCTGTTCTCGTTGATGGAGAGGAGTCAGGTGTGTCAGGTGTACCTGAACAGGAAGAACCAGAGCTCACCTGAGCTAGCAAGACATATGGAAAAACTCACAGTTGCAGAGATTAAG GTTTCAGTAGTGGATGTGCCAGGCGGAGGCCGCCGCGCTGAGCGCCGGATGAGGCTGAACCAAGGTCAAGATGTGGCTGTGTGCTGGTGGCCGCTTTGTCACGAGGACGTTAGACCTTGGTCTCCCATTCCTAGTGCGGTGGACAGAGCCAACCTGGTTCTGCTTGCTTGCTCGGATACTCCTGGGCTTACG GTCTTGAGCTCTATCCGAACTGACAGAAACCCCATAGACTGCAGATTCAGCCTAACTCAACCCTACCAAATCCTCACTGTGGAACTGCACCACGAGGCCAATCACTCAGCGTCTGAGCTGCATGAGGAGGCCCAACCACTTGATGTTCATACCTGTATCTATGAATGTGCTCGTGGGCATCTCCAGCATTTGTCCAGCACTCCTGTACCCCTCACTTCCAAACCTATAACCTGTCATTATGACCCATTAGAGCGCTGGGTTCTCCTGGGGCTTCAGGACTGCTCTGTGGTTCtttttgacagacagacaggcctCTCCCAGTGGGCCACCTGCTCCATGATGCCTTCTCTGCTAGCATGGCACCCTTCAGGAGGTTTACTGATGGTGGGCGGAGGTCAAGGGGAGCTCCAGTGCTTCGACATGGGGCTGTCACCCCTCCCTttgaagaaagtgagtgaggagccGGCCCCTGATTCTCTAGGTACCAGTCTTCAGCTGTCCCGCAACATGAAGATCTCAAGTGGTCTGGAGGGTATCCAATGGGCCGGCTGTCCGGTATCGCAGGGAAATGAGGGTCTGGAAACCCATGATCTACTTCTGCTTTGGTTTCATGGAGGGCCGCTTGCTACTCTGAGACTAAGACTTG GTGTGTTTAATGGAGGTCAGCTAGGCCCAAGTGAACTGGTACAGCACCGTTTGCGCTGTGGAGAGGTGGACGCGGCGCTGGGAATTCTGGGTAATATGGACTGGGCCATGATGGGAGCTGAATGTTATCGGTCACTTATATCCATCACAGATCACCTGCTGAGGAAACCGCTGGACCACCAGAATGAAG GCCAGTTAGAAGCAGCTCTGGGGATGTTTTATGCCCCATCGAGACCCCTGTCAAACACTGTCATACTGGAATACAGAGACCCCATAAGCAGATATGCAAGGAGGTTCTTTCATCATCTTCTCAG ACATCAACGGTTTGAAAAAGCCTTCCTGCTGGCTGTGGATATCGGAGCCAGGGATCTATTTATG GACCTCCATTACGTGGCAGAAGATAAGGGAGAGCTGGTGTTAGCCGCTGTAGCCAAGAAGAAGGCTAATGAAATAGACGCAGAGGCACAAACATCAGCACCAG ATGATGGTCTGTCAACATCCAGTGGAGTTAAACTACTACCAGCCAGGAGCGAGAAAGATACACCTACCACGAAACACTCAAG TAAGTCTAGAGAAATGTCGACCTCTGAGACTCAGGATGACCTCTCTAACATCCTAACAAGTCAACACAAGTGGCCTTGGAGAAACACAG AAATCAGTCTTGTTGACCAGGACACTgag GTTCCTGAGGCGAGTGGGAAACTCAAAGTTATTCATTTTGGTTTAgtgtaa